A genomic stretch from Photobacterium atrarenae includes:
- a CDS encoding RNA recognition motif domain-containing protein produces the protein MKFSKQTMMALGAIAIIGALIISMLSFPPAFAFILGVIAATAALHYLPEMPTISTNGEAPQGSKTIYVGNLPYRANESEVKKLFAEYGEVFAVRLMKDKRTGKRRGFGFVVMNSSDADTAISQLNNKEFGQRTLKVREANEPKSSDS, from the coding sequence ATGAAATTTTCCAAACAAACCATGATGGCCCTCGGGGCTATTGCCATTATCGGGGCACTCATCATTAGCATGCTTTCTTTCCCGCCTGCCTTTGCCTTTATTCTGGGCGTGATCGCTGCTACCGCTGCCCTACACTATCTACCGGAAATGCCGACTATCTCGACGAACGGCGAAGCACCGCAGGGGAGTAAAACGATCTATGTCGGTAACTTGCCTTATCGCGCCAATGAAAGTGAGGTGAAAAAGCTCTTTGCCGAATATGGCGAGGTCTTTGCCGTTCGCCTGATGAAAGATAAGCGAACCGGCAAACGGCGCGGATTTGGTTTTGTGGTCATGAACAGTAGTGATGCTGACACTGCGATCAGTCAGCTGAACAATAAAGAGTTCGGACAACGAACGCTGAAAGTCCGCGAAGCCAACGAACCTAAAAGCTCGGATAGTTAA
- the murI gene encoding glutamate racemase — MKRVLIFDSGVGGLSVYQEIYTQLPSLQYIYAFDDAGFPYGELPEAVLIERTRHIVSLLVERHYIDLVVIACNTASTVVLPTLRAELSIPVVGVVPAIKPAALISKQKAVGLLATPATVERDYTNQLISQFASDCEVYRIGSTRLVEMAEEKLRGQTVSLDELAGILAPWRGKVDSIVLGCTHFPLIKAEIAQAFGAPVQIVDSGLAIANRVKSLLGEVEFGEQSGLRCNFTYSSAADPHTAALNHSLEALKLGAVQSLNYPSF, encoded by the coding sequence GTGAAACGGGTACTTATTTTTGACTCTGGGGTCGGGGGGCTGTCGGTCTATCAGGAAATCTATACCCAGCTTCCATCTCTTCAATATATCTATGCCTTCGATGATGCCGGTTTTCCCTATGGTGAATTACCGGAAGCGGTATTGATCGAACGGACCCGGCACATTGTTTCCCTGTTGGTTGAACGCCACTATATTGATCTGGTCGTCATTGCCTGTAACACGGCTAGTACCGTGGTGTTGCCGACGCTGCGAGCTGAACTGTCTATCCCTGTGGTTGGGGTAGTGCCGGCGATTAAACCAGCAGCATTGATCAGTAAACAAAAAGCGGTGGGGTTGTTGGCGACCCCGGCGACGGTCGAGCGTGATTATACCAATCAGCTGATATCTCAGTTTGCCAGCGATTGTGAGGTTTACCGGATTGGCTCGACCCGACTGGTCGAAATGGCAGAAGAGAAACTCAGAGGACAAACGGTCTCCCTGGATGAGTTAGCGGGGATCTTAGCGCCATGGCGGGGCAAGGTAGATAGCATCGTATTGGGGTGTACGCATTTTCCATTAATCAAAGCTGAAATCGCGCAGGCGTTTGGTGCGCCGGTACAGATTGTGGACTCCGGATTGGCGATTGCGAACCGGGTGAAGTCTTTGCTGGGGGAAGTCGAATTTGGGGAGCAGTCTGGCTTGCGATGCAACTTTACTTATAGCAGTGCCGCAGACCCTCATACTGCGGCACTGAATCATAGTTTAGAAGCCCTGAAGCTGGGAGCGGTTCAATCGCTTAACTATCCGAGCTTTTAG
- a CDS encoding adenine nucleotide alpha hydrolase, translating into MKTKVIVSWSSGKDATLTLMKLLRDPAVEVVGLYTTYLEDEVPFQATPVDVLKQQAALTGLPLVLIPLPEAFPPNAVYQSRVVEGLRSSGLDIDAVAFGDMFCNGIAEYRRSYIEPAGWQCLFPLLGQDSRVLAQEILASGIQTLITTVDTHQLDGKYCGQWYNAAFLSQLPVQIDPCGENGEFHTLVTQAPCFRGELKLRLLARERQSRFHYQRYQLLSS; encoded by the coding sequence ATGAAAACCAAAGTGATCGTCAGCTGGTCTTCCGGGAAAGACGCAACGCTGACTCTGATGAAATTGCTCCGCGATCCTGCGGTTGAAGTCGTCGGGTTATATACCACCTACCTGGAAGATGAAGTGCCGTTTCAGGCCACACCGGTTGACGTGCTCAAACAGCAAGCTGCATTGACCGGATTGCCGCTGGTGCTGATCCCCCTGCCGGAAGCTTTTCCACCTAATGCGGTCTATCAGTCGCGGGTTGTGGAAGGGCTACGCAGTAGCGGTCTGGATATTGACGCCGTGGCGTTCGGGGATATGTTTTGCAATGGCATTGCTGAGTACCGGCGGAGTTATATTGAGCCGGCTGGCTGGCAATGCCTGTTTCCTTTGCTTGGGCAAGACAGCCGAGTGCTGGCACAGGAAATATTGGCCAGCGGGATTCAGACCTTGATCACCACGGTTGATACGCATCAGCTCGATGGTAAGTATTGTGGTCAGTGGTATAACGCAGCATTTCTGTCGCAGTTACCGGTGCAAATCGACCCTTGTGGTGAAAATGGAGAATTTCATACCCTGGTGACGCAGGCGCCGTGCTTCCGGGGGGAATTAAAGCTTCGTTTGTTGGCACGTGAACGGCAATCCCGGTTTCACTATCAAAGGTACCAGCTACTTTCGTCCTGA
- the ltrA gene encoding group II intron reverse transcriptase/maturase has translation MERICSSTNLNQALRRVKKNKGCAGVDKLDITATISMLRQSSNGQALRQSLLDGSYQPQPVLGVEIPKPSGGVRQLGIPTVLDRVVQQAITSVLTDIYEPQFSSNSYGFRPNRSAHHALVAASHYIREGRGYVVDIDLAKYFDTVNHDRLMHRLSEDITDKRVLKLVRSYLQAGIMRNGLVEQRQRGTPQGGPLSPLLSNIVLDELDKELERRGHKFCRYADDCQIYVHSEEAANRVKASITEFLEQKLKLRVNREKSAATRVTERTYLGHRFQRDGSIHISKTAQTQMKKRVRQITKRNRGRELKTVLVELTQYLRGWQHYFKLAIRKSAMQRLDEWIRRRLRCYRLKQRKRRYSIATWLRQEGVSERNAWKLAMSDKGWWHLALSPQLNQAMPMKWFKEMGLYSLRDGYESLKIYSEPPYATHACTVV, from the coding sequence ATGGAGCGGATCTGCTCCTCAACAAATCTGAACCAAGCCCTGAGAAGAGTGAAGAAGAACAAGGGATGTGCTGGGGTTGATAAACTCGACATAACAGCGACTATCTCGATGCTTCGGCAGTCTTCTAATGGGCAAGCGCTCCGCCAGAGCCTTCTGGACGGGAGCTACCAACCGCAACCCGTTCTGGGTGTAGAAATTCCCAAACCTAGCGGGGGAGTGAGGCAGCTAGGTATCCCAACTGTACTTGATAGGGTAGTCCAACAGGCCATTACCTCAGTACTGACAGATATCTACGAACCTCAGTTTTCAAGCAACAGTTATGGGTTCAGGCCTAACCGCAGTGCCCACCATGCATTGGTGGCAGCAAGCCACTACATCAGGGAGGGGCGGGGTTATGTAGTCGACATAGACCTGGCGAAATACTTCGATACTGTGAACCACGATAGACTGATGCACAGGCTATCGGAGGACATCACAGATAAACGGGTCCTGAAACTGGTCAGGTCATACCTACAGGCAGGCATAATGCGAAACGGGTTAGTTGAGCAGAGGCAACGAGGGACGCCACAGGGTGGACCATTATCTCCGCTGCTATCAAATATCGTATTAGATGAGTTGGATAAAGAGCTTGAGCGAAGAGGGCATAAGTTCTGCCGATATGCAGACGACTGCCAAATCTACGTGCACAGTGAGGAAGCCGCCAATCGAGTAAAAGCCTCAATCACGGAGTTCTTGGAGCAGAAACTGAAACTCAGGGTTAACCGTGAGAAAAGTGCGGCAACGAGAGTGACAGAGCGGACTTACCTAGGCCATCGCTTTCAACGAGATGGAAGCATCCATATCTCGAAGACAGCACAAACTCAGATGAAGAAGCGAGTGCGTCAAATAACGAAGCGGAATCGAGGGCGAGAGTTGAAGACAGTCCTAGTCGAACTCACTCAATACCTAAGAGGTTGGCAACACTATTTCAAGCTTGCCATACGGAAAAGCGCGATGCAGCGCTTGGATGAATGGATAAGGCGGCGCTTACGGTGCTATCGCCTCAAGCAGCGCAAGCGCAGATACAGCATAGCGACATGGTTACGCCAAGAGGGTGTAAGCGAACGCAATGCGTGGAAGCTGGCGATGTCAGATAAAGGGTGGTGGCACTTGGCTTTATCGCCCCAGCTCAATCAGGCCATGCCAATGAAATGGTTCAAGGAGATGGGTCTGTACTCGTTGCGAGATGGGTACGAGTCACTGAAAATATATTCGGAACCGCCGTATGCGACCCACGCTTGTACGGTGGTGTGA
- a CDS encoding TonB-dependent receptor domain-containing protein yields the protein MKKTLLAVALAPVCLSSFFVAAQHEDVMVVTANRFEQSVKNVIAPVSVITKEDIEAIQAKSLAEVLRRLPGVTIAANGGFGQLTTVSVRGSQNVLIMMNGVRLGSATAGGVNLGQLPLTGIESIEYIRGTRAAVYGADATAGVINIITTTQPDDVQGQVAAGIGSDGYYQAKGSVAGRLTELTWAKVAGNFEQADGFNVADYSSGAWLEDQKDDDGFKSKDILGEFGIILNDKWRAVVNAFYHDGQTEYDYTGSPGNNEADYVFYNASGQVSYASDRLTSSLLLGVNRDEGENKGNTPGSTIVTDRTQVNWSNSYQLTEHYHAGFGVDLVEEKASDSELWNSFAGQFESYDNESRRNDAGYITFWRDADDIQFEASLRYDDNEHYGSYKSWQLGAGWRFVEQMRVTANAGTGFKAPTFNDLYWPSFGNPDLEPEESENYEVALEGTHSLLDWRIAAYDNTVSNQIRNQGQGEQLENQDVRVQGVELVASFETGPIHHDVALDLMDHENESDKKRLRRVPDEALKWNASYLADAYLLEVSYLYQGDSRDQYFDPVTFTNSEVELKRYHLLDIAASYYVTEALTLQGRIANVLDEESVTAYGYNAAERSYFANVSYSF from the coding sequence ATGAAGAAAACGCTTTTAGCAGTGGCGTTGGCACCTGTGTGCCTGTCGTCTTTTTTTGTTGCCGCCCAGCACGAGGATGTCATGGTGGTAACGGCCAACCGATTTGAGCAATCCGTCAAAAATGTGATTGCGCCTGTCTCTGTGATCACCAAAGAAGATATTGAAGCTATTCAGGCCAAATCCCTGGCTGAAGTTTTACGCCGCCTGCCGGGCGTGACGATTGCCGCAAATGGTGGATTCGGCCAATTGACGACCGTTTCAGTGCGCGGGAGTCAAAATGTTTTGATCATGATGAATGGCGTACGCCTGGGTAGTGCAACGGCTGGCGGTGTGAACTTGGGTCAGTTACCGCTGACTGGCATCGAAAGTATCGAATATATCCGGGGCACGCGTGCAGCGGTATATGGTGCTGATGCAACGGCTGGGGTAATCAACATCATTACTACAACGCAGCCTGATGATGTGCAGGGCCAAGTCGCAGCCGGGATTGGTAGTGACGGTTATTATCAGGCCAAAGGTAGTGTTGCTGGCCGCTTAACCGAGCTGACCTGGGCTAAAGTCGCCGGAAATTTTGAGCAGGCAGATGGTTTTAATGTTGCTGATTATTCTTCCGGTGCTTGGCTGGAAGACCAAAAAGATGATGATGGCTTTAAGAGCAAAGATATTCTCGGAGAGTTTGGGATTATCCTGAATGATAAATGGCGCGCAGTCGTGAACGCTTTTTATCATGACGGCCAAACTGAGTACGATTATACCGGCAGCCCGGGGAATAATGAGGCTGATTATGTGTTTTACAATGCTTCCGGTCAGGTAAGCTATGCCTCTGATCGTTTGACCTCCTCGCTACTGTTAGGCGTGAATCGCGATGAAGGCGAAAATAAGGGGAACACGCCGGGCAGTACGATTGTTACTGACCGGACACAAGTTAACTGGAGCAACAGTTATCAGCTGACAGAGCATTATCATGCCGGATTTGGCGTTGATTTGGTTGAAGAGAAGGCCAGTGACTCTGAGCTGTGGAACAGCTTCGCCGGTCAATTCGAATCTTATGATAATGAGAGCCGCCGTAATGATGCCGGCTATATTACGTTCTGGCGGGATGCCGATGACATTCAGTTTGAAGCCAGCTTACGCTATGACGATAATGAGCATTATGGCTCCTATAAGTCATGGCAGCTGGGTGCCGGGTGGCGTTTTGTCGAGCAGATGCGAGTCACGGCGAATGCGGGAACAGGCTTTAAAGCCCCAACATTTAATGATTTGTACTGGCCGAGCTTTGGTAATCCGGACCTGGAGCCGGAAGAGTCTGAAAACTATGAAGTGGCACTGGAAGGTACCCACTCGCTGCTTGACTGGCGTATCGCAGCTTATGACAACACTGTGAGCAACCAAATCCGCAATCAGGGCCAGGGTGAACAACTGGAAAACCAGGATGTCCGAGTTCAGGGAGTTGAGCTGGTAGCAAGCTTTGAAACAGGTCCTATTCATCATGACGTTGCTCTGGATTTGATGGATCATGAAAATGAAAGTGACAAAAAGCGGCTAAGACGTGTGCCTGATGAAGCCCTGAAGTGGAATGCCAGCTATCTGGCTGATGCATATCTACTGGAGGTGAGCTATCTGTATCAAGGGGACAGCCGGGATCAGTATTTTGACCCAGTGACTTTTACCAACTCAGAAGTCGAGCTGAAGCGTTATCACCTGTTGGATATTGCAGCCAGTTACTATGTGACAGAGGCGTTAACCTTACAAGGGCGTATTGCCAATGTGCTGGACGAAGAGTCTGTCACTGCCTACGGCTATAACGCTGCTGAACGTAGCTACTTTGCAAACGTTTCATATAGTTTCTAA
- the trmA gene encoding tRNA (uridine(54)-C5)-methyltransferase TrmA, translated as MASTDINPAEYQAQLDEKAARIQNIFADFETPELEVFASPAEHYRMRAEFRVWHEGDDLYYIMFNQETRQKYRVDQFPAASRLINDLMPLLVDALKPVKALRHKLFQVDFLSTLSGEILVSLLYHRQLDEEWVNEAKALKQRLNDEGFKLNFIGRARKQKIVLDQEYVIEKLSVHNRTLTYQQVENSFTQPNGEVAQKMLEWAVDCTEDSEGDLLELYCGNGNFSLALAKNFDRVLATELAKPSVESAQYNIAVNNINNVQIIRMSAEEFTEAMEGKREFRRLQNAGVDLKSYNCNTIFVDPPRSGMDDDTCRMVQAYDRIMYISCNPETLKENLAILGETHRITRFALFDQFPYTHHMEAGVLLERK; from the coding sequence ATGGCATCCACCGACATCAATCCAGCTGAGTATCAGGCACAGCTCGATGAAAAGGCAGCGCGTATTCAAAATATCTTTGCGGATTTTGAAACCCCTGAGCTTGAGGTGTTCGCCTCTCCTGCCGAGCATTACCGGATGCGTGCCGAGTTTCGGGTATGGCATGAGGGCGATGATCTCTACTACATCATGTTCAACCAGGAAACCCGTCAGAAATACCGGGTTGATCAGTTCCCGGCTGCCAGCCGCCTGATCAACGACCTGATGCCGCTGCTGGTTGATGCGCTCAAGCCGGTCAAGGCTCTGCGTCATAAGCTGTTCCAGGTCGATTTCCTGTCAACCCTGAGCGGCGAGATCCTGGTATCGTTGCTCTACCACCGTCAACTGGACGAAGAATGGGTCAACGAAGCCAAGGCACTCAAGCAGCGCCTCAATGATGAAGGCTTCAAGCTGAACTTCATTGGCCGGGCACGCAAGCAGAAGATTGTGCTGGATCAGGAGTACGTGATTGAAAAACTCAGCGTCCACAATCGCACCCTGACCTACCAGCAGGTTGAAAACAGCTTTACCCAGCCGAACGGTGAAGTGGCGCAAAAAATGCTGGAGTGGGCGGTCGACTGTACCGAAGATAGTGAAGGGGATCTGCTGGAGCTCTACTGTGGTAACGGTAACTTCTCGCTGGCACTGGCGAAAAACTTTGATCGCGTCCTGGCCACCGAACTGGCAAAACCTTCGGTTGAGTCGGCCCAGTACAACATTGCCGTCAACAACATCAACAATGTACAGATCATTCGCATGTCGGCCGAAGAGTTTACCGAAGCGATGGAAGGCAAGCGCGAATTCCGCCGCCTGCAAAACGCCGGCGTGGATCTGAAGAGCTACAACTGCAACACCATTTTTGTCGATCCGCCACGTTCAGGCATGGACGATGACACCTGCCGGATGGTGCAGGCCTACGATCGCATCATGTACATCTCATGTAACCCGGAAACGCTGAAAGAGAACCTAGCCATTCTGGGCGAAACGCACCGCATCACCCGCTTTGCGCTGTTTGATCAGTTCCCGTATACCCACCACATGGAAGCCGGGGTTCTGCTGGAGCGGAAATAA
- a CDS encoding YijD family membrane protein: protein MNKEQVKAERKTLLLSFLAGLCGNATLAVFTSSAVPFSIFPVIAFGLAVYCLYQEYLSKPMTEGTPAIAFACFLAGAFGYSGFMRAQLPDMGSNFLPLMITLGLLVWVAYKLGIMTPKKIESTEAQA, encoded by the coding sequence ATGAACAAGGAACAAGTAAAAGCTGAACGTAAAACACTGTTGCTGTCTTTTCTGGCAGGTCTGTGCGGCAATGCGACGTTAGCTGTATTCACATCAAGTGCTGTACCGTTTTCTATTTTTCCTGTCATTGCGTTTGGTCTGGCGGTGTACTGCCTGTATCAGGAGTACCTGAGCAAGCCGATGACGGAAGGAACCCCGGCCATCGCCTTTGCCTGTTTCCTGGCTGGCGCGTTTGGATACTCCGGCTTTATGCGGGCACAACTGCCGGATATGGGCTCTAACTTCCTGCCGCTGATGATCACCTTAGGTCTGTTGGTGTGGGTTGCCTACAAACTGGGGATTATGACGCCAAAGAAGATCGAAAGCACTGAGGCGCAAGCGTAA
- the fabR gene encoding HTH-type transcriptional repressor FabR, with translation MGIRAQQKEKTRRSLIDAAFNQLSAERSFSSLSLREVAREAGIAPTSFYRHFKDMDELGLTMVDEGGLILRQLMRQARQRIAKEGSVIRTSVETFMEFIESSPNVFRLLLRERSGTSPAFRAAVAREIQHFVAELTEYLEAKTGVTHDEAYTQAEASVTLVFSSGAEALDLDSHARAEHAERLIMQLRMIAKGAYWYRKERERRELRQKL, from the coding sequence ATGGGAATCAGGGCTCAGCAAAAAGAAAAAACCCGTCGTTCACTGATTGATGCTGCATTTAATCAGCTCAGTGCCGAGCGTAGCTTTTCGAGTCTCAGCCTGCGTGAAGTCGCACGGGAAGCCGGGATTGCACCCACCTCTTTCTATCGCCATTTTAAAGATATGGATGAGCTGGGGCTGACCATGGTCGATGAAGGCGGGTTGATCCTGCGTCAGCTGATGCGCCAGGCGCGTCAGCGCATTGCCAAAGAAGGCAGTGTGATCCGAACCTCTGTAGAAACATTTATGGAATTTATTGAAAGCAGCCCGAATGTGTTTCGGTTGCTTTTACGCGAGCGCTCTGGCACATCACCGGCGTTCCGAGCTGCGGTGGCCCGGGAAATTCAGCACTTTGTTGCGGAGTTGACCGAGTACCTGGAAGCGAAAACTGGTGTGACCCACGATGAAGCCTATACTCAGGCGGAGGCGTCGGTCACTTTGGTCTTCAGCTCCGGTGCAGAGGCACTGGATCTGGACAGCCATGCGCGTGCCGAGCATGCGGAAAGATTGATTATGCAATTGCGAATGATCGCGAAGGGTGCCTATTGGTATCGTAAAGAGCGTGAGCGTCGAGAGCTCAGGCAGAAACTCTAA
- the sthA gene encoding Si-specific NAD(P)(+) transhydrogenase, with the protein MTKSTQPHAQHFDAIIIGSGPGGEGAAMGLTKAGFNVAIIERENSVGGGCTHWGTIPSKALRHAVSRIIEFNQNPLYCKNNSSLHSTFSQILGHAQDVVSKQTRMRQGFYDRNHCTIIHGEASFVDSHTVVVKAADGSLDRYSADKFVIATGSRPYHPADVDFNHRRIYDSDSILRLKHDPRHILIYGAGVIGSEYASIFRGLGVKVDLINTRDRLLEFLDNEISDSLSYHLWNSGAMIRNGEAYERIEGTEDGVILHLQSGKKMRADCLLYANGRTGNTDRLNLDSIGLTPDSRGQLKVNNNYQTDVEHIYAVGDVIGYPSLASAAYDQGRFVAQAISNGEAEGCLIEHIPTGIYTIPEISSVGKTEQELTAEKVPYEVGRSQFKHLARAQIAGTEVGSLKILFHRDTKEILGIHCFGERAAEIIHIGQAIMEQKGEGNTIDYFANTTFNYPTMAEAYRVAALNGLNRLF; encoded by the coding sequence ATGACTAAGTCAACACAACCACATGCCCAGCATTTTGATGCCATTATTATTGGCAGCGGCCCGGGGGGCGAAGGGGCTGCGATGGGGCTCACCAAAGCAGGCTTCAATGTTGCGATCATCGAGCGGGAGAACAGCGTCGGCGGCGGATGTACCCACTGGGGTACCATTCCGTCCAAAGCCCTGCGCCATGCCGTCAGCCGGATCATCGAATTTAACCAAAACCCGCTCTACTGCAAAAACAACTCCAGCCTCCACAGCACCTTCAGCCAGATCCTCGGCCACGCCCAGGACGTAGTCAGCAAACAGACCCGAATGCGCCAGGGGTTTTACGATCGCAACCACTGCACCATCATTCATGGTGAAGCCAGCTTTGTCGACAGCCACACCGTCGTCGTGAAAGCCGCTGACGGCAGCCTCGACCGCTACAGCGCCGACAAGTTTGTGATTGCCACCGGCTCTCGGCCTTATCACCCGGCGGACGTTGATTTTAACCACCGCCGAATTTATGACAGCGACTCGATCCTGCGCCTGAAGCACGATCCCCGCCACATCCTGATTTATGGTGCCGGAGTGATCGGCAGTGAGTATGCCTCAATTTTCCGCGGCCTGGGAGTCAAGGTGGACTTGATCAATACCCGTGACCGCCTGCTGGAGTTCCTCGACAACGAGATTTCCGACTCACTGTCCTACCACCTGTGGAACAGCGGCGCAATGATCCGCAACGGCGAGGCCTATGAGCGGATCGAAGGCACCGAGGACGGCGTGATTTTACACCTCCAATCCGGCAAAAAGATGCGTGCCGACTGCCTGCTGTATGCCAACGGCCGGACCGGGAACACCGATCGCCTGAACCTCGATAGTATCGGACTCACACCGGATTCGCGCGGTCAGCTCAAAGTCAACAATAACTATCAAACCGATGTCGAGCATATCTATGCCGTCGGTGATGTGATTGGCTACCCGAGCCTGGCCAGCGCCGCGTATGATCAGGGCCGCTTTGTCGCCCAGGCGATCAGCAATGGCGAAGCCGAAGGCTGCTTGATCGAGCATATTCCGACCGGGATCTACACCATTCCGGAGATCAGCTCGGTCGGCAAAACCGAGCAGGAACTGACCGCCGAAAAAGTGCCGTATGAAGTCGGTCGCTCGCAGTTCAAGCACCTGGCCCGGGCCCAAATCGCCGGTACTGAAGTCGGCAGCCTGAAGATCCTGTTTCATCGCGACACCAAAGAGATCCTCGGAATCCACTGCTTCGGTGAGCGGGCGGCCGAGATCATCCACATCGGCCAGGCGATCATGGAGCAAAAAGGCGAAGGCAACACCATCGACTATTTCGCCAATACCACCTTCAACTACCCGACCATGGCCGAAGCCTACCGGGTCGCCGCCCTGAACGGCTTAAACCGCCTGTTCTAA
- the cysQ gene encoding 3'(2'),5'-bisphosphate nucleotidase CysQ: MDLSNLLPSVIDIARASGQVILDIYQRGQFEKQVKNDNTPVTSADLAAHKLVVERLSELTPDIPVLSEEDAAVPLSERRQWQRYWLVDPLDGTQEFIAGSGDFATIIALVADNQPIMGVVYAPISGVVYYAYDGKGAWKITPEGETVRISTHKHELPTQSIAVAISRRQDIQAITNRLDPSLNYDLVPLGSAALKSCLVAEGAVDCYLRLGPTGEWDTAATQCIVEEAGGRILNTHLTPLSYNERDTLENPNFITLGDESLPWSTILTPDNRMMEV, from the coding sequence ATGGATTTATCGAACCTATTACCGTCGGTCATCGACATTGCCCGGGCTTCCGGGCAGGTGATCCTGGATATCTACCAGCGTGGCCAGTTTGAAAAGCAGGTCAAAAATGACAATACCCCGGTGACCAGTGCTGACTTGGCTGCGCATAAGCTGGTGGTCGAGCGCCTGAGTGAACTGACGCCGGATATTCCGGTTCTGTCGGAGGAAGATGCCGCGGTGCCTTTGTCGGAACGGCGTCAGTGGCAACGTTACTGGCTGGTGGATCCGCTTGACGGCACCCAGGAGTTTATTGCCGGCAGTGGTGACTTTGCGACGATCATTGCTCTGGTGGCGGACAACCAGCCGATTATGGGGGTGGTGTACGCGCCGATCTCCGGGGTGGTGTATTACGCCTATGACGGCAAAGGGGCCTGGAAGATCACACCGGAAGGAGAAACGGTGCGGATCTCGACCCATAAACACGAGTTGCCGACCCAGTCTATTGCGGTGGCGATCAGCCGCCGCCAGGATATTCAGGCGATCACCAACCGGCTGGATCCGTCGCTGAACTATGATCTGGTGCCGCTGGGCTCGGCAGCGCTGAAATCTTGCCTGGTGGCTGAGGGGGCGGTGGATTGCTATCTGCGCCTGGGCCCGACCGGTGAGTGGGATACCGCGGCGACGCAATGTATTGTTGAAGAAGCCGGCGGCAGGATCCTCAATACGCACCTGACGCCGCTGTCTTACAATGAGCGCGATACGCTGGAGAACCCGAATTTCATCACCCTGGGTGATGAGTCGCTGCCATGGTCGACGATCCTGACCCCGGATAACCGGATGATGGAAGTTTGA
- the nudE gene encoding ADP compounds hydrolase NudE — MAADNNKPEILATKVVAQSRLFKIESLDLRFSNGVERTYERMKPSGRHAVLVVPVTAEGDLLLIREYAAGTDRYELGFPKGLVDPGESAEVAANRELKEEIGFGARQFRPLKDVVLAPSYFSSKMTLFLAQDLYPEQLEGDEPEPLEIVRWPLSQAEELLTHVDFAESRSITALFLALQQLSR, encoded by the coding sequence ATGGCGGCGGACAACAACAAACCAGAAATACTGGCGACCAAAGTGGTCGCGCAATCCCGGCTGTTCAAGATTGAATCGCTGGATTTACGTTTTTCCAACGGCGTCGAGCGTACCTACGAGCGGATGAAGCCCAGCGGTCGGCATGCCGTGCTGGTGGTACCGGTGACTGCCGAAGGCGATTTGCTGTTGATCCGCGAATATGCTGCCGGAACGGATCGTTACGAGCTGGGATTCCCGAAAGGTCTGGTCGATCCGGGGGAAAGTGCTGAAGTTGCTGCCAACCGGGAGTTGAAAGAAGAAATTGGCTTTGGTGCCCGTCAGTTCCGTCCGCTGAAAGACGTGGTGCTGGCACCGTCATATTTTTCCAGCAAGATGACCTTGTTCCTGGCCCAAGACCTTTATCCTGAGCAACTGGAAGGGGATGAGCCCGAGCCGTTGGAAATTGTCCGTTGGCCGTTGAGTCAGGCTGAAGAGCTGCTGACTCATGTCGATTTTGCTGAGTCACGCAGTATTACGGCCTTGTTCCTGGCCTTACAACAACTCTCCCGATAG